In the bacterium genome, AACATGTTCAGAGCACGACCAAATTCCTCGATGAACAACTCAGGGAAGCAAAGGCTGAATTGTCTGATTTGCAGGCCCAGATAGCCAGATTTCAGCAGGAGCACCTTGAGGAACTGCCTGAATTCATGACCCTTAACATGCAAAAGATAGAAAAGCTCAACGATGAACTGCGCCGGATCAATATGCAAATCCATTCACTCGAAAATCAGAAAGTTCCCTTGAAAAGCCGGATAACCCTGCTCAAATCCCAGGGGAGTGAAAAAATCATAAGCTCTGAAGAAAGACTCTCGCAGTTGGAGCTTGAGCGGGCGCAACTGCTTGCTCAATATTCTGAAAACCATCCGCTCGTCAGAGCAAAAAACCGCGAGATAGATATCCTGAAGGAAAGGAACCGGACAGCAGCACCGGGAGCAGGGAAGGATGGGGACCGGTTAACAGAGCTTGAAAGAAAGCTTATCGAGCTCAAGTCGGCATATTCTCCGCAGCACCCGGCAGTGAAAGAGCTGGAAAAAGAAATCGAAACCCTGCACCAGAACACCGGGGAAAGCCGGAACAATAATGAACCCTCGGACACGGAAGACGACTTTGCGGCAGCCGCAGCCAATCCGGGCTCCATTTCTCTCCAGGCGGAGCTGGAGCGCATAGATGCCACTATTGGCTCTCTGAAGGCTGAAAGGATCGAGATCGAAAAAACGATCAGAGACATCGAGGGGAAAATGCGCTCAATGCCTTCGGTGGCGAAAAGGTTCAATGAGCTTGACAGGGATTACCAGGCTGCCAGGGCCAGCTACCGTGAAATCACCGAGAAGCTCTCAGCCGCGAAGATCTCTCAGGGTATGGAAGAAGAGCAGCTCGGAGAGAAGTTTACCGTTGTTGAACCGGCCTTCCTTCCTGACAAGCCGTATAAACCGAATCGAACGGTAATTATAGCTCTCGGGTTTCTGATAGGATGCGGGCTTTCTCTCTTCCTGGTCACGTTCCGTGAATATACTGATGAAAATATCAGAGACAGTGCCGCCCTTGAGGATGTAACCGGCATACCGGTGCTGGCCACTATTGCAGCCATGAAATCACCAGCGGATATTGCTCATGAGAGACAAAGGAAAGTGATGGCGGCGGTCATGGTTTTCTGCTCCCTGGCCCTTGCCGCATACCTTGCTCATCATTATCTGATTGATTTTTATATTGTATATTCCAGGCTTGCTTATTTTTTGAGATCAAATTTCATTTTCTGACATCATATGTTTCCAACTCGGCCAACTCCTGAAACCCTTATCAGCCATAAGATCATGGCCATAGAAGAGAACCATGCAGTCAGTGATGAATTCAGGCTGCTTCGAACCCGCATCGTGCAGCGGTTCAGTCAAAATGGCTGGAGCAGTCTGATGATAACCGGATTCAGCGCCGGCGATGGGAAAAGCACCATCGCGCTCAATTTAGCAATTACTTTTTCCAAAGACACAAGCCATACGACCCTGCTGGTCGATCTGGACCTGCGAAAGCCCGCGATCCAGAAGACCCTGGGGCTGGAACCCGAAGTCCCTGGCACCGGACTGAATTCTTATTTTCTCGGCAAAAAATCATGGGAGGAGATTATCATACATCCTGGCATCAATAACCTTGCCATCCTGCCTGCCGGCAGCGGAGCTTCCCCTGGCCTGGAGGTTTTCGGCTCTTCGCTCATGAAGACGCTGATAAAAGAACTGAAGGGGAAATATGGAGATTGCTTCATGATTTTTGACGTTCCATCCGTCTCCTTATACCCTGATCCCCTGATCCTCTCTGAATATGTCGATGCGATTCTCCTGGTAGCCAGAAGAGGCAGGATACCCCGCGGGAAAGTAAAGAGAGCCATCAGTCTGCTGCCCCGCGAAAAACTGTTGGGGATTGTGTTTAATGACGGGTGAGAGGCCGAGCTCCTGAACCTATGTCTATGTCTTACTCCCCAAAACTCAAAATATCGATGACCCTGAGCATACTCTGTCCCCT is a window encoding:
- a CDS encoding CpsD/CapB family tyrosine-protein kinase → MFPTRPTPETLISHKIMAIEENHAVSDEFRLLRTRIVQRFSQNGWSSLMITGFSAGDGKSTIALNLAITFSKDTSHTTLLVDLDLRKPAIQKTLGLEPEVPGTGLNSYFLGKKSWEEIIIHPGINNLAILPAGSGASPGLEVFGSSLMKTLIKELKGKYGDCFMIFDVPSVSLYPDPLILSEYVDAILLVARRGRIPRGKVKRAISLLPREKLLGIVFNDG
- a CDS encoding GNVR domain-containing protein, translating into MSTAIEEQQEFSRLLTILVRRKWWFILPIFWVSALGVIIALVLPDIFLSRSTILIENQAIPQSFVSSPVTSYAEQRIQTITQEVMSRSRILGLIRNYDLFPKKRKYLTTDTLIEKIRNRISIEPINAEIHHQAQNRPFLLTIAFSLSFQDEDPRKAQAVANEISSYYLEKNLESREKHVQSTTKFLDEQLREAKAELSDLQAQIARFQQEHLEELPEFMTLNMQKIEKLNDELRRINMQIHSLENQKVPLKSRITLLKSQGSEKIISSEERLSQLELERAQLLAQYSENHPLVRAKNREIDILKERNRTAAPGAGKDGDRLTELERKLIELKSAYSPQHPAVKELEKEIETLHQNTGESRNNNEPSDTEDDFAAAAANPGSISLQAELERIDATIGSLKAERIEIEKTIRDIEGKMRSMPSVAKRFNELDRDYQAARASYREITEKLSAAKISQGMEEEQLGEKFTVVEPAFLPDKPYKPNRTVIIALGFLIGCGLSLFLVTFREYTDENIRDSAALEDVTGIPVLATIAAMKSPADIAHERQRKVMAAVMVFCSLALAAYLAHHYLIDFYIVYSRLAYFLRSNFIF